One Ananas comosus cultivar F153 linkage group 1, ASM154086v1, whole genome shotgun sequence DNA window includes the following coding sequences:
- the LOC109706917 gene encoding uncharacterized protein LOC109706917 translates to MSSSSEQARKAYAEFEEKVKRTVLLENLSPHVTASVIKTAVDQFGTAVNVEFIPNYTLPYNIPQAALVEMEDPKHVDTVISMMTDFPFMMSGMPRPVRARRAQPEMFADRPSPDRKMQVRWVDPSDPDFEAAKKLKLLAKGHHVETLALIKKQLEEEEKLAKQQLEMLTANYKKYEMIENVMKDDTLGRLARHYGISLADE, encoded by the exons atgtcaTCATCTTCAGAGCAAGCTAGAAAGGCATACGCGGAATTCGAGGAAAAGGTCAAGAGAACTGTCCTCCTTGAAAACCTCTCTCCTCATGTCACTGCATCTGTCATTAAAACAGCTGTCGATCAGTTCGGGACTGCTGTGAATGTGGAGTTCATCCCAAATTATACTCTTCCATACAATATTCCACAAGCAGCATTGGTCGAGATGGAGGATCCAAAGCACGTCGATACTGTGATCTCTATGATGACAGACTTTCCTTTCATGATGTCCGGGATGCCGCGGCCCGTGAGGGCCCGCCGTGCCCAGCCTGAAATGTTTGCTGATAGGCCTTCACCTGATCGGAAGATGCAGGTCCGGTGGGTTGACCCCTCGGATCCAGATTTTGAGGCTGCGAAGAAGTTGAAGCTGCTAGCAAAGGGGCACCATGTAGAGACTTTAGCTCTCATTAAG AAACAAttggaagaggaggagaagctcGCGAAGCAGCAGCTGGAGATGCTCACGGCCAACTACAAGAAGTATGAGATGATAGAGAATGTAATGAAAGACGACACTCTGGGTCGACTAGCGCGCCACTATGGCATCAGCCTGGCTGATGAgtag